In the Bacteroidales bacterium genome, one interval contains:
- the menA gene encoding 1,4-dihydroxy-2-naphthoate octaprenyltransferase: MDRPVKMNFFKKWLICSRPFSFPASTMPVVFGSVGAAAYGGNAFKPGLFILSLLGMVVLHSAANILSDINDYKKGLDRVPIPVSGGVVRGMITLKEALVASAILFLAGALIGFYLAWKSGPLLLAIGGLGLLVGIFYTRGGKISLKYHALGDLAVFLNFGILGSLGSWYVQSGSFSWIPVVWAVPMAMHVIAILHANNWRDIVSDKKGDITTIASLLGDNGSLRYYAFMIFGPFAIVLGLIFAPRILPGDIPAMPLPFLLTLMALPLAVKLWHKAIRRKEPIDPLDFIALDGATAKLNLLFGTLCTVALLLNVVILNLK, from the coding sequence ATGGATCGACCGGTCAAAATGAATTTCTTTAAAAAATGGCTCATCTGCAGCCGCCCATTTTCTTTTCCGGCAAGCACGATGCCTGTGGTATTTGGTTCAGTAGGCGCTGCAGCCTATGGCGGTAACGCATTCAAACCCGGATTATTCATCCTGTCTCTCCTGGGAATGGTCGTTCTTCATTCGGCTGCCAACATTCTCAGCGATATCAACGATTATAAAAAAGGGCTTGACCGGGTTCCGATACCTGTGAGCGGGGGTGTGGTAAGGGGAATGATTACGCTGAAAGAGGCGCTGGTCGCTTCTGCAATTCTGTTTCTTGCCGGGGCGCTGATCGGTTTCTATCTTGCCTGGAAGAGCGGACCCCTGCTGCTGGCTATTGGGGGACTCGGTCTTCTGGTAGGCATCTTCTATACCCGCGGGGGAAAGATATCCCTGAAATATCACGCGCTGGGTGATCTGGCCGTATTTCTGAACTTCGGCATACTGGGTTCCCTGGGCTCCTGGTATGTCCAGTCCGGCTCATTCTCCTGGATACCCGTAGTGTGGGCCGTTCCCATGGCAATGCACGTGATCGCCATCCTGCACGCCAACAACTGGCGCGACATTGTGTCGGATAAGAAAGGAGATATTACCACGATAGCGTCTTTGCTGGGGGATAATGGATCGCTGCGGTACTATGCCTTTATGATCTTCGGACCTTTTGCCATTGTACTGGGATTGATCTTCGCACCGAGGATCTTACCCGGAGATATCCCGGCCATGCCACTGCCGTTCCTGTTGACCCTGATGGCCCTTCCCCTGGCCGTCAAACTCTGGCACAAAGCCATCCGGCGGAAAGAACCTATTGATCCGCTCGACTTTATAGCCCTGGATGGAGCCACCGCTAAGCTTAACCTGTTGTTTGGCACCCTGTGCACGGTGGCACTGCTGCTCAATGTCGTAATCCTTAATTTAAAATGA
- a CDS encoding GH3 auxin-responsive promoter family protein, whose translation MPILGSILKKTIELRSKLPKEIRHRDRYEEQKGVLKKLLKKAQFTHFGEHYDFNSIVRSDDIVNEFRERIPIQDYNSIFKHWWYRALNGEAYVTWPGRVKYFALSSGTSEASSKYIPVTNDMVRAIRKTSVRQLLSLVHYDFPPEFYDKGVLMLGGSTHLNYNGTYYEGDLSGITASGIPFWFQHFYKPGKRIAKEKDWATKLDEIVKNAINWDIGVIVGVPAWLQILMEKIIQHYQLKTIHELWPSLSIFVHGGVSFDPYKNGFEKLLSHPLTYMETYLASEGFIAYQSYPAPHAMQLVTDNGLFYEFIPFNDRNIDELGNLKAEPETLTLAEVKEGVEYVLLLSSCAGAWRYVIGDTIKFTSAEWCELVITGRTKHYLNICGEHLSLENMNRAVKMLEDECKIEVREFTVTPIQSGSLFAHKWYLGTDSAISPEVAAKKIDEYLKVLNDDYRVERKAAIRDVIVEIHPSRVFYDWMKICGKEGAQHKFPRVLRNESLEKWAAYLDSLTK comes from the coding sequence ATGCCTATCCTTGGATCTATCCTGAAAAAAACGATTGAGTTACGGAGTAAGTTACCCAAAGAGATCAGGCACCGGGATCGATATGAAGAACAGAAAGGGGTTCTGAAGAAGTTGTTGAAAAAGGCCCAGTTCACCCATTTTGGTGAACACTATGACTTCAACAGCATTGTTCGGTCGGATGATATCGTGAATGAATTCAGGGAAAGAATTCCCATCCAGGATTATAATTCGATTTTCAAACACTGGTGGTATCGGGCACTGAATGGGGAAGCCTATGTAACATGGCCGGGCAGGGTGAAATATTTTGCATTGAGTTCCGGGACATCCGAGGCTTCAAGCAAGTACATCCCCGTGACCAACGACATGGTCAGAGCCATCCGGAAGACCAGTGTCCGTCAGCTTCTGTCGCTGGTCCACTATGACTTCCCTCCCGAGTTTTACGACAAGGGGGTCCTGATGCTCGGCGGCAGCACCCACCTCAACTATAATGGCACTTATTATGAGGGAGATCTCTCAGGCATAACAGCCAGTGGGATACCCTTCTGGTTCCAGCATTTTTACAAGCCCGGTAAGCGAATCGCCAAAGAAAAGGATTGGGCCACCAAACTGGATGAGATCGTCAAAAATGCCATAAACTGGGATATTGGAGTCATTGTCGGTGTACCCGCGTGGTTGCAGATCCTGATGGAGAAGATCATCCAGCATTACCAGTTGAAAACCATCCATGAACTATGGCCAAGCCTTTCAATCTTTGTTCACGGAGGGGTGTCCTTTGATCCTTACAAAAACGGCTTTGAAAAATTGCTGTCCCACCCACTGACCTATATGGAGACTTACCTTGCCAGCGAGGGATTCATTGCGTATCAGTCCTATCCGGCTCCACATGCGATGCAGCTGGTCACCGACAACGGGCTTTTCTATGAATTCATACCATTCAACGACCGGAACATCGACGAGCTTGGGAATCTGAAGGCAGAACCTGAAACACTTACGTTAGCAGAGGTGAAGGAAGGTGTCGAGTACGTGTTGTTGCTCAGTTCGTGTGCCGGTGCCTGGCGTTATGTGATCGGTGATACGATCAAGTTTACCTCCGCTGAGTGGTGCGAGCTTGTCATCACCGGCCGCACTAAGCATTATCTGAACATATGCGGAGAGCATCTTTCGCTGGAGAACATGAACAGGGCGGTCAAGATGCTTGAGGATGAGTGCAAGATCGAAGTGCGCGAATTCACCGTCACACCCATTCAGTCCGGGTCACTGTTCGCGCATAAATGGTACCTTGGAACCGATAGTGCGATCAGTCCGGAAGTTGCTGCAAAAAAAATTGATGAATACCTGAAAGTGCTCAACGATGATTACCGTGTTGAACGCAAAGCTGCCATCCGTGATGTGATCGTGGAGATCCATCCCTCAAGGGTTTTTTACGACTGGATGAAGATCTGTGGTAAAGAAGGTGCCCAGCATAAATTTCCGCGTGTGTTACGAAATGAATCCTTAGAGAAATGGGCAGCTTATCTGGATAGTTTAACCAAATAA
- a CDS encoding type II CAAX endopeptidase family protein, giving the protein MKRNFLPHHRLVWMVILLGVGIFVPLFVIQHIGGLDFWWWMSLNLFILVLLGFLLDRNWLSSLCSDFSSHVSRKLIIALASVIVLYFVFYIGNLLSRAWFSFAGDQITGVYHFKGATSPARILVLMALVIGPGEELYWRGFVQRHLSFRYGKWTGFLLATSLYTVVHLATGNFMLVMAALICGLFWGWLYHRYHSMVINILSHTLWDIAVFIVLPFS; this is encoded by the coding sequence ATGAAACGGAACTTCCTGCCGCACCACAGATTGGTCTGGATGGTCATTCTTCTGGGTGTGGGAATCTTTGTCCCACTGTTTGTCATTCAGCACATCGGAGGGCTGGATTTCTGGTGGTGGATGAGCCTCAATCTGTTCATTCTTGTTTTGCTCGGTTTTCTACTGGACAGGAACTGGCTTTCTTCCCTGTGCTCAGATTTTTCGAGCCATGTTTCCCGAAAACTGATCATCGCCCTCGCATCGGTTATCGTCCTTTATTTTGTGTTTTATATCGGTAACCTCCTCTCGCGTGCGTGGTTTTCGTTTGCAGGCGATCAGATAACAGGGGTTTATCATTTCAAGGGTGCAACCTCCCCTGCAAGGATCCTCGTTTTGATGGCACTGGTGATCGGCCCTGGGGAAGAACTTTACTGGAGGGGATTTGTACAGCGGCATCTGTCATTCCGGTATGGAAAATGGACCGGGTTCCTCCTGGCGACTTCGCTTTACACGGTGGTCCATCTCGCCACCGGTAATTTCATGCTGGTAATGGCGGCATTGATCTGCGGCCTGTTCTGGGGCTGGCTGTATCATCGATACCATTCCATGGTGATCAACATCCTGTCGCATACGCTCTGGGATATTGCGGTGTTCATCGTGTTACCATTTTCGTAA
- the lipB gene encoding lipoyl(octanoyl) transferase LipB — protein sequence MKVRYEDLGLISFREAWDYQEKLFQQIIRQKTGMESVPEERKALAGHLLFCEHPHVYTLGKSGAERNLLITEEMMQKKRISFFRINRGGDITYHGPGQLVGYPILDLDAFHLTIRRYIHVLEEAVIRTLDFYGVNGERLEGATGVWLDPHTFPRKICAIGVRASRNVTMHGFAFNINTDLSFFQFINPCGFTNKGSTSLQKETDIPGDMIQVKKLLLAHLAELIGFVPVE from the coding sequence ATGAAAGTAAGATATGAAGACCTCGGCCTGATCTCCTTCAGGGAGGCGTGGGACTACCAGGAAAAGTTGTTCCAGCAGATCATTCGGCAGAAAACGGGTATGGAATCCGTCCCGGAAGAGCGTAAAGCCCTGGCAGGGCACCTTCTTTTTTGCGAGCACCCGCACGTCTATACGCTTGGAAAAAGCGGTGCGGAGAGGAATTTGCTCATCACGGAGGAGATGATGCAAAAAAAAAGAATTTCCTTTTTCCGGATCAACCGCGGCGGAGATATCACCTATCACGGTCCGGGACAACTGGTGGGTTATCCCATCCTTGACCTGGACGCTTTTCATCTGACGATCCGCAGGTACATCCATGTTCTGGAAGAAGCCGTGATCCGGACGCTGGATTTCTATGGCGTGAACGGCGAACGGCTGGAAGGTGCCACTGGAGTTTGGCTTGATCCGCATACCTTTCCACGGAAAATATGCGCCATCGGGGTGCGGGCAAGCCGAAATGTGACCATGCACGGATTTGCATTCAACATCAATACCGACCTCAGTTTTTTTCAGTTCATCAATCCCTGTGGATTTACCAATAAGGGATCAACATCCCTGCAGAAAGAAACAGACATCCCGGGGGATATGATCCAGGTGAAAAAGTTACTGCTTGCCCATCTTGCGGAGCTGATAGGCTTTGTGCCTGTCGAATGA
- the lipA gene encoding lipoyl synthase: MIQHPYSRRPPWLKIKLPAGKQYVQVKDIVHQHKLHTICESGHCPNIADCWGRGTATFMILGDICTRSCKFCNVKTGRPLPPEPTEPMQLAHSVLLMNLTHCVVTSVDRDDLADKGAAAWAATIRAIKELNPHTTIEALIPDFDGDAGRIRQVIQSAPEVVSHNMETVRRLTPMIRSRAQYDVSLSVLRIIAESGVVAKSGIMVGLGESEEEVAETMDELLAAGCTVLTIGQYLQPTRKHLPVAAYVTPEQFEKYRVQGLQKGFRFVESSPLVRSSYRAERHVCRYLMND, encoded by the coding sequence ATGATTCAACATCCTTATTCCAGACGGCCCCCCTGGTTGAAGATCAAACTACCGGCAGGAAAACAGTACGTGCAGGTCAAGGACATTGTCCATCAGCATAAGCTTCATACGATCTGTGAAAGCGGGCACTGCCCGAATATCGCCGATTGTTGGGGAAGGGGCACTGCCACCTTCATGATCCTGGGGGATATCTGTACACGTTCCTGTAAGTTCTGTAATGTGAAGACAGGCCGTCCGTTGCCACCAGAGCCCACCGAACCAATGCAACTTGCTCATTCAGTTCTTCTTATGAATCTGACGCATTGCGTGGTCACCTCTGTCGATCGCGATGACCTTGCGGATAAAGGCGCTGCAGCCTGGGCAGCAACGATCAGGGCAATCAAGGAACTGAATCCCCACACCACCATCGAGGCCCTGATCCCTGATTTCGACGGGGATGCCGGCCGTATCCGGCAGGTGATCCAGAGCGCACCTGAAGTCGTTTCGCACAATATGGAAACGGTCAGACGGCTCACCCCCATGATCCGAAGCCGTGCACAGTACGATGTCAGCCTCAGCGTGCTCCGGATCATCGCTGAATCAGGTGTTGTGGCAAAATCCGGAATCATGGTCGGACTGGGGGAAAGCGAAGAGGAAGTGGCTGAGACCATGGATGAGCTCCTGGCTGCCGGGTGCACCGTACTGACCATCGGGCAGTACCTGCAGCCAACACGGAAACACCTTCCGGTAGCGGCCTATGTCACCCCGGAGCAATTTGAAAAGTACCGTGTTCAGGGCCTGCAGAAGGGCTTTCGCTTTGTGGAAAGCAGCCCCCTGGTACGGTCGTCTTACCGGGCGGAAAGACACGTGTGCCGATATCTGATGAATGATTAA
- a CDS encoding HAMP domain-containing sensor histidine kinase gives MNIYTQKKRWKLSLFVIAAVIVAASLWYSNNTVSKIASEEKSNIRIWANAIQRRVSLVDYTEDFFESLKAEERKRVELLAEATKRLIYAENSEELTFYSDIIAGNTTIPVIQTDSMGRILGVKNVDFLLGDIQYLDGKLKEEFSLYEPVKVSTYGNVSYLYYRDSKTYSELRSYLDDMVRSFISEVVLNSASVPVIITDSTKSRVLEFGNIDSLKIADTNYVRQILDEMASQNEPIRLDLVEQGTWFIFWKDSYLLTQLRYYPYVQFGVIGLFLIIAYLLFSTARRSEQNQVWVGMSKETAHQLGTPISSMIAWIELLKLKQLDNKIVQEIEKDVNRLENITERFSKIGSPPKLSPENVVEAIYDAIEYIKNRSSKKIHYTINVPREHEIILPLNTNLFGWVIENLCKNAIDAMGGNGSISITVSEDIKRVFVDVTDTGKGIPRSHQKTIFSPGYTSKKRGWGLGLTLSKRIIKDYHNGKIFVKSSVVDQGTTFRIVLNR, from the coding sequence TTGAACATCTATACTCAAAAAAAACGCTGGAAGCTCAGTCTTTTTGTGATAGCCGCGGTGATCGTGGCTGCTTCCCTCTGGTACTCCAATAACACGGTGAGTAAGATTGCAAGTGAGGAAAAAAGCAATATCCGGATATGGGCAAATGCCATTCAGCGGCGGGTGAGCCTGGTGGATTATACGGAAGATTTTTTTGAGTCACTCAAGGCCGAAGAACGAAAAAGGGTGGAATTGCTTGCCGAGGCCACGAAGCGTCTCATCTATGCAGAAAACTCAGAAGAACTGACCTTCTATTCCGATATCATTGCAGGCAACACCACCATTCCGGTCATTCAAACCGATAGTATGGGCCGGATCCTCGGAGTAAAAAATGTTGATTTTTTGTTAGGGGACATTCAATACCTGGATGGAAAGCTCAAGGAGGAGTTCTCCCTTTATGAACCTGTAAAGGTCAGTACTTACGGGAATGTCAGCTATCTTTATTACAGGGATTCCAAGACCTATTCAGAGCTTCGGTCCTACCTGGATGATATGGTCAGGTCGTTTATCTCCGAGGTGGTCCTCAACTCCGCATCGGTCCCTGTCATTATCACCGACAGTACCAAATCCAGGGTGCTGGAATTTGGGAATATTGATTCCCTTAAAATTGCCGACACGAATTATGTCAGGCAGATCCTTGACGAAATGGCCAGTCAGAACGAGCCTATCCGGCTCGACCTTGTGGAGCAGGGTACCTGGTTTATTTTCTGGAAAGATTCGTATCTCCTGACACAGCTCCGGTACTACCCCTATGTTCAATTCGGTGTGATCGGGCTGTTTCTGATCATCGCCTATTTACTGTTCAGCACCGCCCGCAGATCGGAACAAAACCAGGTATGGGTTGGTATGTCGAAGGAAACCGCCCATCAGCTCGGCACGCCCATTTCCTCCATGATCGCCTGGATCGAATTGCTCAAACTGAAGCAACTCGACAACAAAATCGTCCAGGAAATTGAAAAAGACGTGAACCGGCTTGAAAATATCACCGAACGGTTCTCCAAAATTGGTTCTCCCCCGAAACTCTCACCTGAAAACGTTGTGGAGGCGATCTATGATGCCATTGAATACATTAAAAACAGGTCTTCCAAAAAGATACACTATACGATCAATGTACCCCGGGAGCATGAAATCATTCTGCCCCTGAATACAAACCTTTTTGGCTGGGTCATTGAAAATCTGTGTAAAAATGCCATTGATGCCATGGGCGGAAATGGTTCGATCAGCATCACGGTTTCCGAAGACATCAAACGGGTGTTCGTTGATGTGACCGATACCGGAAAAGGCATTCCCCGGTCACATCAAAAAACGATCTTCTCACCGGGCTACACCAGTAAAAAAAGAGGCTGGGGGCTTGGACTGACACTTTCCAAGCGGATCATCAAGGATTATCACAATGGAAAGATCTTCGTCAAATCCTCCGTTGTGGACCAGGGAACCACGTTTCGCATCGTTTTGAACAGGTAA
- a CDS encoding DUF4492 domain-containing protein, with protein sequence MSLIRKIYRFYYDGFHQMTVGKTLWLIIFIKLFIMFAVFRLFFFPDFLNSKFRSEKEKGDYVIEQLTTKPH encoded by the coding sequence ATGTCACTGATCAGGAAGATTTACAGGTTTTATTACGATGGGTTCCACCAGATGACCGTCGGCAAAACCCTCTGGCTAATCATATTCATCAAGCTGTTTATCATGTTTGCTGTATTCAGGTTGTTTTTCTTCCCGGATTTTCTCAACTCAAAATTTCGCTCTGAAAAAGAAAAAGGTGACTATGTCATCGAACAATTAACAACCAAACCTCATTGA
- a CDS encoding endonuclease/exonuclease/phosphatase family protein: MVEWIKIALWIVLVPLGLIILYLAGVIIWGMITLYAPPPVENSAVPKPCTDNTLPEDTLTLITWNIGYGGLGKEMDFFYEGGVRVRPERDLYDRYRKGILDQLYRLGNIDLFLFQEVDQSAKRSYHDDQVKRIQGVLPGYHTLFAFNYRVRFVPLPFLHPMGDVQSGLLTASRFCPQTASRYAFPPDESWPTRLFMLQRCFLLTELTVNDQPLTLINTHHSAYDETGEAKSMQLEILRKEATDAYQKGHYVIAGGDWNQNPPDFRQERITSGDALKTIDPLIPAGLMPSGWKWVYDPSQPTNRDVDKPYAKGATRTTLIDFFLVSPNVEVVEVKTVPVHFEFTDHQPVVLKVRLIRD, from the coding sequence ATGGTTGAATGGATAAAAATCGCCCTGTGGATCGTACTGGTCCCTCTGGGCCTGATCATTCTCTATCTGGCAGGTGTCATCATCTGGGGAATGATTACCCTGTATGCCCCACCCCCGGTTGAAAACAGTGCTGTTCCTAAACCCTGCACGGATAACACGCTCCCGGAGGATACACTGACACTGATCACCTGGAATATTGGTTATGGAGGACTTGGAAAAGAGATGGACTTTTTTTATGAAGGCGGTGTAAGGGTCCGGCCGGAACGAGATCTGTATGATCGTTACCGGAAGGGAATTTTGGATCAATTGTACCGCCTGGGGAATATTGATCTGTTTCTTTTTCAGGAAGTTGATCAAAGCGCAAAACGGAGTTATCACGATGACCAGGTGAAACGGATCCAGGGTGTCCTACCCGGATACCACACGCTGTTCGCGTTCAACTACCGGGTCAGGTTTGTGCCTCTGCCATTTTTGCATCCCATGGGTGACGTGCAAAGCGGCCTGTTGACTGCAAGCCGGTTCTGTCCGCAGACAGCCAGTCGGTATGCCTTCCCCCCCGATGAATCCTGGCCCACGCGGTTGTTCATGTTGCAGAGGTGTTTCCTGCTGACAGAACTAACCGTGAATGATCAGCCGTTAACATTGATCAATACGCATCATTCCGCTTACGATGAAACCGGGGAAGCCAAGTCAATGCAGCTCGAGATACTCCGGAAGGAGGCAACGGATGCTTATCAAAAGGGTCACTATGTGATCGCCGGTGGCGACTGGAACCAGAATCCGCCGGATTTCCGCCAGGAAAGGATCACCAGCGGCGATGCCCTGAAAACCATCGATCCCCTTATCCCCGCCGGGCTGATGCCCTCCGGATGGAAATGGGTCTATGATCCCTCCCAGCCCACCAACCGGGACGTCGATAAGCCTTATGCAAAAGGAGCGACCCGCACAACACTCATCGATTTTTTTCTGGTCTCTCCCAATGTGGAAGTGGTTGAAGTGAAGACGGTCCCGGTGCATTTTGAGTTTACCGACCACCAGCCTGTGGTGTTGAAAGTCAGGCTTATCAGGGATTGA
- the hemW gene encoding radical SAM family heme chaperone HemW has translation MPGIYLHIPFCRKKCHYCNFYSSTLLQHKQYFTDALTKEIILRSNYLSTVPVQTVYFGGGTPSLLTAGDLARIFGDLNRIFQIADDAEITLEANPDDLTGKYLSDLRTLPVNRLSIGIQSFFDDDLHFLNRIHSARVALDSIKRAQDKGFLNLSVDLIYGIPTLTREKWAENLQIAFSLDIPHISAYALTVEPGTSLEKLIIRGKAVSPDEEAMVDHFNLLCDEMRKNGYAHYEISNFCKEKNESRHNIGYWTGEPYLGLGPSAHSYNGISRQWNRVDVRTYIESIRNGQPDIEVEILSRDQKYNEYVMTSLRTVWGCNTEVVLERFGRMYNDYLLGQAAGWIKSGHLISEKDVLKLTHTGKLFADRITSDLFLMGE, from the coding sequence ATGCCCGGCATCTACCTTCATATCCCGTTCTGCAGGAAGAAATGTCATTACTGTAATTTCTATTCCTCAACCCTGTTGCAGCATAAACAGTATTTCACTGATGCACTGACAAAGGAGATCATCCTGCGCAGCAACTATCTCTCAACCGTACCTGTGCAAACGGTCTATTTCGGCGGGGGGACGCCTTCCCTTCTGACGGCCGGAGACCTGGCACGGATCTTCGGGGATTTGAACCGTATCTTTCAAATTGCAGATGACGCAGAGATCACCCTTGAGGCCAATCCGGACGACCTGACGGGAAAATACCTGAGCGACCTCCGCACCCTGCCAGTCAATCGTTTAAGCATAGGCATCCAATCCTTCTTTGATGACGACCTTCATTTCCTGAACCGGATCCATTCTGCAAGGGTAGCCCTTGATTCCATAAAACGGGCACAGGATAAAGGATTTCTCAATCTCAGCGTCGACCTGATCTATGGCATACCCACCCTGACCAGAGAGAAATGGGCTGAAAATCTTCAGATCGCTTTTTCACTGGATATCCCCCACATCTCTGCCTACGCACTGACCGTTGAGCCCGGAACATCTCTGGAAAAGCTAATCATCAGAGGAAAAGCCGTTTCCCCCGATGAAGAGGCCATGGTGGACCATTTTAACCTGCTTTGTGATGAAATGCGGAAAAATGGATATGCCCATTATGAAATTTCCAACTTCTGCAAAGAAAAAAACGAATCACGTCACAACATTGGCTACTGGACCGGTGAACCTTACCTGGGACTGGGTCCGTCGGCACATTCGTACAACGGTATTTCCAGGCAATGGAACCGGGTAGATGTCAGGACCTATATTGAATCCATCCGGAACGGTCAACCTGATATTGAAGTGGAGATACTGAGCCGGGATCAGAAGTACAATGAATATGTGATGACCTCCCTCCGTACGGTGTGGGGATGCAACACTGAGGTGGTTCTGGAACGGTTCGGCAGAATGTACAATGACTATCTGCTCGGGCAGGCAGCCGGCTGGATAAAATCAGGACATCTTATTTCAGAGAAGGATGTTCTGAAACTGACCCATACCGGGAAACTGTTTGCCGACCGCATCACCTCTGATCTCTTTCTGATGGGTGAATGA
- the recO gene encoding DNA repair protein RecO: protein MPEMIHSRGVVFHHVSFGESSIVARIYTEKYGLQSYMIKGVRNKKARIPYSLFQPGMLLEMVVSKNEKHTLQHIREVRCEHLYETVLQDIRKTAVLIFMMDILNKTIREEEANPELFGFIHHSLVNLDESTGSVSNYHLVFLVRLARLLGFSPRNNFSDRDPYFNMSEGEFYSGKEIPGLYMDPPLTRIFSEVLHTDYDTICRLKLPSACRNELLEGILAYLGMHSPFVRDIKSHHILREVFS from the coding sequence ATGCCTGAAATGATTCATAGCCGGGGAGTTGTGTTCCACCATGTGTCGTTCGGTGAAAGCAGTATCGTTGCCAGAATCTATACTGAAAAATACGGCCTGCAATCCTATATGATCAAAGGGGTCAGAAACAAAAAGGCCAGGATCCCCTATTCGCTTTTTCAACCCGGAATGCTGCTGGAAATGGTCGTCAGTAAAAATGAGAAGCACACCCTCCAGCATATCCGGGAAGTCCGCTGTGAGCACCTGTATGAAACTGTGCTTCAGGATATCCGGAAAACCGCAGTCCTGATTTTCATGATGGACATCCTGAACAAAACGATCCGTGAGGAAGAAGCCAACCCGGAGTTGTTTGGTTTCATACATCATTCCCTTGTGAACCTTGATGAGAGTACCGGATCCGTTTCAAACTACCACCTGGTATTTCTTGTACGTCTTGCACGTCTTCTTGGATTTTCACCCAGAAACAATTTTTCTGACCGTGATCCGTATTTCAACATGAGTGAGGGGGAATTTTATTCCGGCAAGGAGATTCCGGGACTGTATATGGATCCCCCCCTGACCCGGATCTTTTCTGAGGTTCTTCACACGGACTACGATACCATTTGCCGGCTGAAGCTTCCTTCGGCTTGCCGTAATGAACTACTGGAAGGGATCCTTGCTTATTTGGGGATGCACTCTCCCTTTGTCAGGGATATAAAGTCGCATCACATACTTCGGGAAGTATTCTCCTGA
- a CDS encoding GntG family PLP-dependent aldolase encodes MRSPIDLRSDTVTRPTPGMLKAMMNANVGDDVLGDDPTVIALEERAATLFGKEDAVYCPSGTMTNQIAVKVHTRPGDEVICDALSHVYHYEGGGLMANSGVSVRLVKGDRGRFTSGDVLGNINPDDIHHPRTSLVIIENTCNKGGGSIWDIGEIRRIYLACQAHGLKLHLDGARIFNALAETGESPLQYGQLFDSVSVCLSKGLGAPVGSLLIGDKGFINQTRRVRKLFGGAMRQSGFLAAAGLYAFEHHTERVKEDHQRAKALAQTLSGLPYVKEILPVDTNIVVFTLEDTVSTDTCLAKLREADVLALDFGPQKIRMITHLDVGDEEIDQVIKVVKNLF; translated from the coding sequence ATGAGGAGTCCGATCGATTTGCGCAGCGACACCGTCACCCGCCCCACGCCGGGCATGCTAAAGGCGATGATGAATGCCAACGTGGGCGATGATGTCTTGGGTGACGACCCGACGGTCATAGCCCTGGAGGAACGGGCAGCCACTCTTTTTGGAAAAGAGGATGCCGTTTATTGTCCTTCCGGCACCATGACGAACCAGATTGCCGTTAAGGTACATACCCGACCCGGCGACGAAGTGATCTGCGATGCCCTTTCCCATGTCTATCATTATGAGGGAGGCGGCCTGATGGCCAACTCGGGCGTGTCGGTCCGGCTGGTGAAAGGCGACAGGGGCCGTTTCACATCAGGGGATGTTCTTGGGAACATCAATCCGGATGATATCCATCATCCCAGAACCAGCCTGGTGATCATCGAGAACACCTGCAACAAAGGAGGCGGAAGCATCTGGGATATCGGGGAGATCCGGCGGATCTACCTTGCCTGCCAGGCTCACGGACTGAAGCTTCATCTCGACGGTGCCCGGATCTTCAATGCGCTGGCCGAAACCGGGGAATCGCCCCTGCAATACGGGCAGCTGTTTGATTCGGTCTCCGTTTGCCTTTCCAAAGGCCTGGGGGCCCCGGTCGGCTCCCTGCTGATCGGGGATAAAGGATTCATCAATCAGACCAGGCGCGTCCGCAAACTTTTCGGCGGTGCCATGCGTCAGTCAGGCTTTCTGGCCGCTGCAGGACTCTATGCGTTCGAACACCATACGGAACGGGTGAAAGAAGATCATCAGAGAGCAAAAGCTCTTGCCCAAACCCTTTCAGGGCTCCCGTATGTAAAAGAAATTTTGCCGGTGGATACCAACATCGTCGTCTTTACCCTTGAGGATACGGTTTCCACAGACACATGCCTGGCGAAACTCAGGGAGGCTGATGTTCTTGCCCTTGACTTCGGCCCTCAGAAAATCCGGATGATCACCCACCTGGATGTTGGCGATGAGGAAATTGATCAGGTGATCAAAGTGGTGAAGAATCTTTTTTGA